CCGGGCAGCGTAGGAGACGCCCGGTGGCGGAGCCGTGCGACGACGACGAGCAGCGACATGAGCGCCGCCGCGCCGGCGAACAGGGCGCCCGCTCCGACCCGCTCGTAGACGGGGGCGGCCGCCACCGCCGCCAGCGCCGCCATCAGGAAGCCGGCGGCCTCGAGGATGCCCTGCGCCGCTGCGGCGTCGGTCGGTGGCGCGGCGCGGCTCACGGCCAACTGCGCCCCCGGGGAGGTGGTGGCGTCGGCGACCGCGTGGACGAACACGACGACCATCAACCCCCAGAAGGCCTCGATCTGGCCGTAGGCGACCATGATCGGGACGGTGACGACCATCGAGATCGTCGCCGTGCGCATGCCGCCGAACCGGTCGGCCAGGCGTCCGCCGATCGGGGCGAAGAACGCCATCGGGATGCCGAAGGCGAGCAGGCTGAAGCCGATCGTCCGGGTGGACGTGCCGAGGTCGGTGAGCAGGCGGGCCCAGATCGCCTCGAACACGCCGATCGCCAGGTAGAACGCGGCGCCGAGCGCGACGGCGGCCTGCAGCCCCGGGAGAGCGAGGAGCTGGCGGACCGAGCTGGCGTCCTGCGGGCGCGACGACTCGATCACCTCGGCCCTGACGACGCCCGGCACGCAGACGAGGACGACGGCGGCGAGGAGCAGGAACGGCGCGCGCGGTCCGGCCACGTCGGCGGCGAGGCCGGCGAGCGGCGGGCCGAGGACGAACCCGCCGACGGAGAACGACGTGAGCCGACCGAGGAGCGAGCCGGCTTGGGCGCCGGCGACCCCGATGACGGCCCGGCGGGCGGCGGGGATGTACATGCCGTAGCCGATGCCGGTGAGCAGGCGTGCCACCACGAACACGGCGACGTGGGACCCGACGCCCATGAGGAGCGTGCCGACCGCGGCGGACACGAGACCGGCGATCAAGAGCCGGTGGGCGTGCCCCCGATCGGCGTAGGGCGCCAACCCCACCTGGGCGGCGAAGCCCGACGCGAAGGCCGCGCCGGCGACGAGCCCGAGCCCCAGGCTCGAGAACCCGAACCGGTCCTGGAAGTCGGCGAGCAGCGCGAACACCGCACCGTTGCTGAGGGCGAGCGCTCCGGTGACGACGTAGAGGGTGGCGGGCGGTCCGCTCGGGCGGGACCCGGTCAACCCGCCCCTGCCTCGGCGAGCTCGGCGACCGCGGCCACGACCGCGGTGACGTCGTCCGCCGTGACGTCGAGGTGGGTGACGAGGCGCATCGGCGAGGACACGCCGTCGCCGAGGACGCGGATGCCGCGGGCGGCGAGCTGGGCACCGACGTCGTCTCGGCCGAGGCGGGCGAAGGAGACGACGACGTGGTTGGTGGCGACGCCGACCACCTCGACCCCTCCGATCGATGCCAGGCCGTCGGCGAGCGCCCGGGCGTTGTCGTGGTCGACGGCGAGGCGGTCGACGTGGTCGGTCAGCGCCACGATGCCGGCCGCGGCGAGGACGCCGGCCTGGCGCATGCCGCCGCCGACGACCTTGCGCCACCGGTGGGCCCGCTCGACGAGGTCACGCGGCCCGCTCAGGACCGAGCCGACCGGCGCACCGAGGCCCTTCGACAGGCACAGCGAGACCGAGTCCGCCCCACGGGCGAGGTCCAGCGCGTCGACGCCCAGGGCCACCGCAGCGTTCATCAGCCGCGCGCCGTCGAGGTGCACGGCGAGGCCGTGACGATCGGCCCACGACCGGACCTGCGGGAGGTAGGAGACCGGGAGCGGCGTGCCGGCGATCGTGTTCTCGACGCAGACCAGGCGGGTGCGGGCGAAGTGCGGGTCCTGGGGCTTCACGTACCGGTCGAGGTCGTGGAGGTCGTAGGTGCCGTCGGCTCGCAGCTCGACGGGCTGGGGCTGGATGCCGCCGAGCACGGCC
This portion of the Actinomarinicola tropica genome encodes:
- a CDS encoding MFS transporter, translating into MTGSRPSGPPATLYVVTGALALSNGAVFALLADFQDRFGFSSLGLGLVAGAAFASGFAAQVGLAPYADRGHAHRLLIAGLVSAAVGTLLMGVGSHVAVFVVARLLTGIGYGMYIPAARRAVIGVAGAQAGSLLGRLTSFSVGGFVLGPPLAGLAADVAGPRAPFLLLAAVVLVCVPGVVRAEVIESSRPQDASSVRQLLALPGLQAAVALGAAFYLAIGVFEAIWARLLTDLGTSTRTIGFSLLAFGIPMAFFAPIGGRLADRFGGMRTATISMVVTVPIMVAYGQIEAFWGLMVVVFVHAVADATTSPGAQLAVSRAAPPTDAAAAQGILEAAGFLMAALAAVAAAPVYERVGAGALFAGAAALMSLLVVVARLRHRASPTLPGMAIEGSAA
- the ltaE gene encoding low-specificity L-threonine aldolase; amino-acid sequence: MRTIDLRSDTVTTPTPSMRRAMAEAEVGDDVFGDDPTVARLQAMVAERLGQEAALFVPSGTQSNLLALMSHCDRGDEYIAGQSAHTYRYEGGGAAVLGGIQPQPVELRADGTYDLHDLDRYVKPQDPHFARTRLVCVENTIAGTPLPVSYLPQVRSWADRHGLAVHLDGARLMNAAVALGVDALDLARGADSVSLCLSKGLGAPVGSVLSGPRDLVERAHRWRKVVGGGMRQAGVLAAAGIVALTDHVDRLAVDHDNARALADGLASIGGVEVVGVATNHVVVSFARLGRDDVGAQLAARGIRVLGDGVSSPMRLVTHLDVTADDVTAVVAAVAELAEAGAG